Proteins encoded in a region of the Podospora pseudopauciseta strain CBS 411.78 chromosome 6, whole genome shotgun sequence genome:
- the PMS1 gene encoding ATP-binding mismatch repair protein (BUSCO:EOG0926213Z; COG:L; EggNog:ENOG503NV9D) gives MASNVTIKAIDSSAVHQIQAGQVIVDLCSVAKELVENSVDAGATTIEVRFKNQGLDSIEVQDNGAGIAPHNYESVALKHYTSKLSTYDDLSTLQTFGFRGEALSSLCALSKFSVITCTKEQVPRAAKLEFEMSGKLKSTSVLSGQRGTSVIVEDLFRNLPVRRRELERNIKREWGKVISLLNQYACIQTGVKFTVSQQPTKGKRMVLFSTKGNPTTRENIINVFGVKTMNALITMDLKLQLTPTAGPLVKGKARADGSNTDVRVLGYVSRPTPGEGRQTPDRQMFYVNGRPCGLPQFVKVFNEVYRSYNASQLPFIFADIQLDTHLYDVNVSPDKRTILLHDQGQMLDNLRESLIELFETQDVTIPTSQAQGLRQTPFKKPTLVRSQTPVSVASVSNRRTATLSHQSSESDSPITQRRASVDDQDEEEEKTSETAEKPEKDETEVPMEDAEDEPPQSSIPAIPPPSQLAAPRSSPIAPARFKRSTQEVATITIGDSTVTSVIRSPLKRSRIEEPSRPSQKLGAAKARKKTAPVPSFGGRLTQMFSAAASSKGGSTEDLEITTEEVDIEDEEIEVDEEASEAAGSAEGQDDDNEESLFVSQGEDNDVDMEEPEMPRSSHEEREEEEEEEEEEEEEELRADNEGNEEMPSEADSPRASVEQDECCDHDSADDEYIDEEEKKAQEEKKVQALIDAAQATAAEASEESEKRSQMLLKGRPKRKDMTLNLIHRVRTNEMQISQQIISLSNHLPPQKSKPPPSQDDDGLDAANPEEKLSLKITKTDFAKMKIIGQFNLGFILAVREGSSSPSDDDDELFIIDQHASDEKYNFERLQSTTTVQSQRLVQPKPLTLTALEEEIILENLVSLERNGFVVSVDTSGDSPVGSRCQLVTLPLSRETTFDLTDLEELIFLLGDNPSSSATTIPRPSKVRKMFAMRACRSSIMIGRALSGRQMERVVRNMGGMEKPWNCPHGRPTMRHLCGLGGAFEGRTWQEGGKVDWRVFLRGGKGKQRAG, from the exons ATGGCATCCAATGTCACCATCAAGGCCATCGACTCGAGTGCAGTCCACCAGATCCAAGCTGGTCAGGTTATTGTCGATTTGTGCTCTGTAGCCAAAGAGCTCGTGGAGAACAGTGTGGATGCCGGGGCAACCACCATCG AGGTACGGTTCAAAAACCAAGGTCTTGACTCCATCGAGGTCCAAGACAATGGAGCCGGAATTGCACCACACAACTACGAATCAGTCGCCCTAAAGCATTACACGTCCAAGCTCTCAACATATGATGATCTCTCCACACTTCAGACGTTTGGCTTCCGTGGGGAGGCATTGTCCTCCCTCTGCGCACTATCCAAATTCTCTGTTATAACTTGCACCAAGGAGCAGGTCCCTCGCGCTGCGAAGCTCGAGTTCGAGATGTCTGGGAAGCTTAAGAGCACCAGCGTTCTTTCGGGCCAGCGTGGTACTTCTGTAATTGTAGAGGACCTCTTCCGCAACCTCCCAGTACGCCGTCGTGAGCTGGAGAGAAACATCAAGAGGGAATGGGGCAAGGTTATCAGCCTGCTCAACCAATATGCCTGCATCCAAACAGGCGTCAAGTTCACCGTTTCCCAGCAGCCCACCAAAGGGAAGAGGATGGTTCTGTTCTCGACCAAGGGTAATCCCACAACACGCGAGAATATCATCAATGTGTTTGGTGTCAAGACGATGAATGCTTTGATCACAATGGATCTCAAGCTGCAGCTCACACCTACCGCCGGTCCTCTCGTGAAGGGTAAAGCTAGAGCTGACGGGAGCAATACCGATGTTAGGGTGCTCGGGTATGTCTCCCGGCCGACACCTGGTGAAGGCCGACAAACACCAGATCGTCAAATGTTCTACGTCAATGGGCGGCCTTGCGGTCTACCCCAGTTTGTCAAGGTTTTCAACGAGGTGTATCGCTCCTACAATGCTTCACAGTTGCCTTTCATCTTTGCAGACATTCAACTCGACACTCATCTTTACGATGTCAATGTCAGTCCAGACAAGCGCACCATCTTGCTCCACGACCAAGGTCAAATGCTTGACAATCTGCGGGAGTCCTTGATTGAACTCTTCGAGACGCAGGATGTCACCATTCCGAcatcccaagcccaagggCTGAGGCAGACGCCGTTTAAGAAACCGACGCTTGTTCGCTCACAGACACCGGTCTCTGTTGCTTCTGTAAGCAACAGGAGGACAGCCACACTGTCACATCAATCGTCCGAATCAGACTCACCGATTACACAGAGACGAGCGTCGGTCGATGAtcaggatgaagaggaagagaaaacTTCTGAGACGGCCGAGAAACCAGAGAAAGACGAGACAGAGGTCCCAATGGAAGATGCAGAAGACGAGCCACCACAGTCTTCAATTCCGGCGATTCCGCCACCGTCGCAACTTGCAGCTCCACGATCTAGTCCCATCGCTCCAGCTCGGTTTAAACGGTCAACTCAAGAAGTGGCTACGATCACCATAGGCGACTCCACCGTGACGAGCGTGATCAGGAGTCCCCTGAAACGATCAAGAATTGAGGAGCCTTCCAGGCCTTCCCAAAAGCTTGGCGCTGCTAAGGCCAGGAAGAAGACCGCACCTGTGCCATCCTTTGGCGGACGTCTCACTCAAATGTTTTCTGCTGCGGCGAGTAGTAAGGGAGGCTCGACAGAAGATCTCGAGATTACTACAGAAGAGGTGGAcattgaggatgaggaaattgaggtggatgaggaagCTTCGGAAGCCGCTGGATCGGCAGAGGGCCAGGACGATGACAACGAAGAGTCCCTGTTTGTGTCTCAAGGAGAGGATAATGATGTAGACATGGAAGAACCTGAGATGCCTCGTTCCTCTCACGaagaaagggaggaggaggaggaggaggaggaggaggaggaggaggaggagctccgGGCTGACAATGAAGGGAATGAGGAGATGCCTTCAGAAGCAGACAGCCCAAGAGCCTCTGTCGAGCAAGACGAATGCTGTGACCATGACTCAGCCGACGACGAGTAcatcgacgaggaagaaaagaaggcacaagaagaaaagaaagtaCAAGCCCTTATCGACGCCGCCCAGGCCACCGCTGCTGAAGCATCAGAAGAAAGCGAAAAGCGCTCCCAGATGCTCCTCAAAGGCCGTCCAAAGCGGAAAGACATgaccctcaacctcatccacAGGGTCAGAACCAACGAAATGCAGATTAGCCAGCAAATCATCTCCCTTTcaaaccacctcccaccccagaAAAGcaaaccacctccctcccaagacgacgacggctTAGACGCAGCCAACCCCGAAGAGAAACTCTCCCTAAAAATCACCAAAACCGACTTTGCCAAAATGAAAATCATCGGCCAATTCAACCTAGGCTTCATCCTCGCCGTCCGGGAgggttcctcctccccctcagacgacgacgacgagctcTTCATAATCGACCAACACGCCTCGGACGAGAAATATAACTTTGAGCGCCtccaatccaccaccacggtCCAATCCCAGCGTCTTGTCCAGCCCAAACCCTTGACTCTGACCGCCCTAGAAGAGGAGATAATCCTTGAGAACCTCGTCTCTCTCGAGCGCAACGGGTTTGTGGTATCAGTCGACACGTCTGGGGACTCCCCGGTGGGATCGAGGTGTCAACTCGTCACTCTACCTTTGTCGAGGGAGACAACGTTTGATTTGACggatttggaggagttgatcTTTTTGCTGGGGGATAACCCGAGCAGTTCGGCTACGACGATCCCGAGACCGTCAAAGGTGAGGAAGATGTTTGCCATGAGGGCTTGCAGGAGTAGTATCATGATTGGGAGGGCGTTGTCGGGGAGGcagatggagagggtggtgaggaatatgggggggatggagaagCCGTGGAATTGTCCGCATGGGAGGCCGACGATGAGGCATTtgtgtgggttggggggagcaTTTGAGGGGAGGACGTggcaggagggggggaaggtggatTGGAGGGtgtttttgaggggggggaaggggaaacaAAGGGCTGGGTGA